One Triplophysa rosa linkage group LG21, Trosa_1v2, whole genome shotgun sequence DNA segment encodes these proteins:
- the zgc:194242 gene encoding uncharacterized methyltransferase YdaC codes for MLSKNVGKQLGHPTVSLTGWLVTKFLKWHNHMLEENAVKLSNIQPDDTVLEVGHGPGIGLQSASQLLTGPKGKLIGVDYSEYMHRMASERMIEEITKGKVTLYFTDLMTMPVVENSIDKVFHCNCYYFWPDLKAGASAIHKVMKPGGLMVTTLRFNSLKKAASMSVLTGDKWRPEVYMEALKSSGFTDVRMENRRDKLIPFQAVFATAIK; via the exons ATGCTGTCTAAAAACGTGGGCAAACAACTGGGTCACCCCACCGTTTCGCTTACTGGATGGCTGGTGACTAAGTTCCTAAAATGGCACAACCACATGTTGGAGGAGAATGCCGTGAAGCTGAGCAACATTCAACCTGACGACACTGTACTCGAAGTGGGTCATGGTCCGGGCATTGGTCTACAGTCAGCCTCGCAACTCCTGACGGGTCCCAAAGGGAAGCTGATCGGGGTTGACTACTCCGAATACATGCATCGGATGGCCAGTGAGCGCATGATAGAGGAGATAACCAAAGGAAAGGTCACGCTGTATTTCACTGATTTGATGACCATGCCGGTTGTGGAAAACAGTATTGATAAGGTGTTTCACTGCAACTGTTATTACTTCTGGCCGGATCTGAAAGCGGGGGCGAGTGCCATTCACAAAGTAATGAAACCAG GTGGACTTATGGTTACAACGCTGAGATTCAATAGCTTGAAGAAAGCAGCTTCTATGAGCGTGCTCACCGGAGACAAATGGCGCCCCGAGGTCTATATGGAAGCCCTGAAGTCCTCCGGATTCACAGATGTCCGCATGGAGAATAGAAGAGACAAACTCATTCCTTTTCAGGCTGTTTTTGCCACTGCTATAAAGTAA